The genomic window GCCGAGCTTGTCAACTACCGTAAGTCCCATACCTCGCAAAGCATTATCCCGGTGTACGACGGTGACATTATCGACATAGGCGGCAGACCTCTCAAAGCGATACATCTGCCCGGTCATACTCCCGGTAGTACTGCTCTGCTTGATATGAACAGCGGTATGCTTTTCAGCGGTGATCCCGTGCAGGACGGAAAAATCTTTATGTTCGGACCTATGCGTGAGCTTTCGGCATATATTCTCAGTCTGAAACGGCTGATGACGTTCAATAATGAGATCACCGAGATATACCCATGTCACGGCACCTGCCCCGTCAGCAAAGAAATAATCCCCAAGCTGATAGAGGGTGCCGAGCGTGTCGAGAGGGGAGAGGTGACAGCGGAACCTCTTGAGATGTTCGGTCACAAAGTGGCAGCTTACAATATCGGTGAAGCGGTGCTGTTGTGCGATGAATAGAATATGCAAAAATATGAATTTGCGTTTTGACAACCGGACAACTGCTTGATCTAATAATTGTAGAGGTAAATCATCTTTGGACTGTATATGAGGACCGGTTTAAGATTTTATATACTATAAGTTGTTATAACTTGGGCTGCGGTTGGATTTTTGACAACTATTTGACAACCAAAATCGCAAAAAGAGACAAAAACATACATCAAGCTATAACAAGTTGGTTCGCAAAACCCCCGTAAAATCGGCATTTTCAAGAGGCTAAGAAAAGATAATCGAACAGATGTTCTCAACACCAAAACCGCGTGCCGAGGGTTCGATCCCTTCTGCCCCTGCCAGATCATGATCTCGCAAATCACGTAAATACGTGGTTTGCGAGATTTTGCTTTTACGCATTTTCTGTGTTGTCCTTTACTTGTCCTTTATTTGTTGTGACTTTGATCTGAAAACGTTGTTTTACGCAGTTTGCGTCGCTCTGTTCTGACTGAATATTTGTCGGATTGATTTTCCCGTAGATGCTGTTCGCAACACTGTCCATAGCATGAGCCTGAGCTTCCTGGAATGAATGAGCATATATAGAAAGCGTTGTGTTCGCATCATTGTGGCCCAAACACGTTTGCACGGTCTTGACATCTATGCCGTTTAGGATCATAGCCGTAGCATTGAAATGCCGGAAAGAATGAATGTTAACGAACCGCATCCCTGTGCGCTTGCAGAACTTTTCATAGTATTTGTATGGCGAGCGCATACCCATAGGCTCACCATTCCACTTGGTGAATAGTCTGTCATTTTCTACCCACTTATTCCCTATGCTTGCTTTGTAGTTGTCCTGCCATTGCTTGTATTCTTTCAGCTTTGTACAGAGATCAGACGGCAGTTTCAGGACTCTTCGACTTGATTTTGTTTTAGGGGTATCTGTATAAATGCCCTTTTCCTTTGTCCATTCCGATGTCCTGACTACTTTCATAAGGCGGGTGTCCCAGTCAAAATCTTTCCATTCAAGTCCGAGAAGCTCGCCTCGCCTGAGTCCGGTGAATGCTGCAAGAGTAAAGAATATAGTGTATTTATAATTCGCCTCGCTCTCCTTTTCAAAAAGGGAGAGCATTTTTTGCACCTCTTCGAGAGTATAAATGTCACGTTCTTTGTCCTCCTGCGTCGGGAGCGTTATGTTCCGGCAGGGGTTGTCTTTTACAAGCTGCATTCTGACGGCATAATCGAAAACGCTTGAAACGAAGTAAATATAATGCTTGACTGTTTTGGGTGACAGCGTTCCGGTTTCTTCTCCTTTGGAATTGTATTTCTTGGTTCTGCAAAGGTCGCTGACAAACTTCTGTATCGTCCGGGGCGTGATCTTGTCCATGCGCAGGTGGCCTATTGCCTCATAAGTACGCTTTTCAAGATTATGATAATTGCGCAGCGTCTGAGTTTTCAGTTTGATCTCCGCATACTCCTTGAACCATTCCTCGGCAAAGGTCTGAAACTTTTTGGTCATGGTCACCTGTCCGCCCATGACATCTTCCTCAAACATCACCGCTTGACGGTTCAGTTCTTTTTCGATCTGCTTTTTTGACATCCCCTCATCGGGCTTCCATGTCATAGTCTCAATGACCTGATCTCCGTTAACATCATAGCCGCAGGAAACGCGGATCTGGTATGTATTACCCCTTTTTCTTATGGTAGCCATTTTATCTCCTCCTTTGAGATGTGTATTTGGCATACCCTTGTACACTTAAATCATAACAGATAGCACACTTTAAAGCAAGCGAAAGTTGCGTTAAATCTGTTAGGATTTTATGTACAAGGGTTGCCGACACAAATTGTTCTACGATTTATCTTTTTAGTTTCTTCTTTGTCTGTTCTCTGCGCTTGCATTCTTCCTCCACAAGGTTGCTAAGGTAATCACCCTTTGAGATTTTATAATATGTATCTCTTATGTCGGAGTACACCTCATACTGTTGACGACATTTTCCAAGACTCTCCTTCATACCGCTTATTCTCTTGGATAAACTGTTCAAGTTCCTGCGCAGGGTGTCAACATCTGCTGAGTTCAGAATATCATTTCTTTCCATTGCCTGTTTGCAAACAGCCTTTCGCAGCTTATCGGTATCGGACAACTCATCCTTCTTTGACAGCTCATAAAACTCCTGAACCTGTTCCCATAGGGACACAAGGCGGTTGTGTTCTTCGATAAGGTCGTTTATTTCGCCCCTTTGCTTATCATAGAAATCTTTACGGCGAGAGACTTGTCCCTCCAGCTCACCGATAGAACTGATATTGTTTTTGTTGATAACTGATAGCTGCGCCGAGAGCTTATACACATCAAGATCATTATCGGCGGAGTATTCCGCAGTAATGATCCGCTTGCGAGGCACCTTTTTTCGCTGCTCTGCAAGTATGCGAATATCACCGATAACAGCAACATAAGCAGCCCTTAACTGCGACGGCTCGTCCTGCATAGGTGTTGACCCAGCCCCTATATCTTTATATAATATGCGAGTATTAAGGCTTTCTTCGGTGTACTCCTCTCCGAGCGTTTTAGTGCGGACGAACCGTTCCTGTCCCGGTGCTTTTATCGAGATGTACTTCCCACGCTTGACTTCATAGTCACGTTCTTCAAGAGCCTGCAATAGTTCATCAAGTGAATTCACTGACCCTATCAGCTCCTTGATTATCTGCCTAATCTGCTCTTTCCACGAGGTGCCTTTCTTGCGCTGTTCCCATTCATAATGATCAACAGACCTCCCCTTGCCTTCGAGGTTCGGGTGAATTTCAATACCAAACGCCTTGCACACTCCGTCCGAGTTTTGTCGGAACTGTCGCAGGGATTCCTTATTAGCATAATATTTCTGACCTGACAGCGAATAGGAACAGATTATAATATGCGAATGCAAGTGATCTTTATCAACGTGAGTTGCGATGACCGCCTGAGCATCATCACCAAAGTTTTTGCGGACCATCGTCATTGCGATCTTATGGGCAAGCTCCGGCGTGACGTTGTCATCCGGCGAAAATGACTGTATGTAATGTATCGCCTTCACCGAGCCCTTACCCTCCAAAGGCGGAGGGCTATCGAAGTGGTCACGAGCGGATTGGTTGTAAACGAGCCCCATCTGATCGCAGGCCGATTCAGCATCCGTTATACAGTTTATGGAGGTCGTGTAGAGCAGCGATTCGGTTTTGTCGGGGTCAAGTATGTACCTCAGACTTTTCTCGACAGTAGTGTGGATAGCGATACATTTACAGTACGGGATAGCTCGCTCACCTCCTTTCGTAAGATCTCAACATCCTCTGCGTAGATGTTATTCGTTTCATTCGCTTTCTTTGCAAGCTGATTGATATTACGGGAGATAATGCGCATTCCGTTTATAAGAGGTGCGATCTCTTTCATATCGTAAAAGACTGGCTGCTTTTCCAATATCATCGTGCGGAGATACTTCGTCGTATCGGTATGGCACGCCTCAGCCCTGAGTTCGATTTTCTTCCAATCCGGCAGGTCGAATGTCAGCTCCTTGCGCTTTACTCGTTTGTATTTTCTTGCTATAATTATCCATCCTTTCTTTTTGTTGCTTCATTAGTTATCCCTTGAATAAGGGGCTTTCGGTTTAGGGTGACGGGTTCCCTAAACAGCGATTTTGCGGGGGTGTCGCAAAATCGGAATACGGATTTTTTCGGTGTACGGAAAAATCTATGCTTGCTAAATGCGAGTTAAAAATTCGGTGATAAAAATGATATTTTGATCGTTTTCACCGTTGCCCGATAGGGCTGCAAAATGATTATTGCATTTAGACATTTCTTTTAAGCGACCATTGGAAACACCTCCTGAATTATTGATAAGCCCGTATGGGCTGTTGTCTGATCTGACTTTTTCGCTGCGTATGCAGCTGACATTAAACTGCCTTTCAAAAGTACCGACACTATGAGCCGATTTTATAAGCGGTCTCGGAGTAATTGTAATAATTATCTCTGTATTAAACAAATCTGCCCTGCGAAAAATGTATGGTTTGCATATAGCTGCGGTGACATACTCCCTTTGATTAAATGCACTTGTCCTGTATCGTGACATAGTGAAACTACCCTTCATAAGACACTACATAATGCAGCATATTTTTAAGTAATATTTCGCTATCACCATACAAATTCTCTGTATTCAACAAAACAGCATAGCAGAAAATGTGTGACTTGTACAGCATTTTGATTAAAGAGGGCTCTGGCGGTTTGATAAAGATATATTTTCATTGAGAATAATAGCCTTTCACTTATACCTAGGATTTTGGGCAAAAAGTTAAGGCAAAACATGGCGTGTTCACAGAATATTTAGAATTGCAATAAATAACACCTTGATAAAACAGAAACAGGACGCTGGAACCTTCCAATGCTTCAGCGTCCTGTTTTCATGGTATTTATTGTTCGTCAGATATGTTAATTATCTTCTTGCCCTGTTTCTCGGCATACTTTAGAGTAAGATATGCCCCTCCGCTATTATGCTGCACGCAGCACACAACAAGGTCTGAACGGTCTATCATATAGCGGTTTCGGATCTGTATAGCCGCCTTTGGGTGTGCTTGTGAAGATCTATAGTATACCTCAACTTCATCATAATAATTAAGGTACTCCTTTTCGTTGTCACGGTATTCCGCTTTCATATATGGAAAGACAAGAGTAAAATGCGTATTGCCGTAAGCATAATTATTGATAGCTCTCTTAATTGCTGCGGAAGCAAGAATGTCAAATTCTCCGTCCCGTCCGATCAGGAAGTCAACATACTCTTTCTGCGTTATCAAGTTATGCAGGAGCTTGTCAAGGCGGTTTTCTATCTCAATTCCACGCTCTATGTATCTATGGCCGAAAAAACTGACGGTGTAAATATTCATAGCAGCCCTCCTATTCACCTTTGTTACCATATATTATATACCTAAATGTCCATATATTCAAGCCCAAACGGATATTATTTTATTGTCCGATAAGGTATATAATAATAGTAACCAAAACGAAAGGGGCGGTTTTATGGAAGTCGGCAAGAAACTACGAGGGCTCAGGGAAGATAAGAAAATGTCTATGTACCGCCTTACACAGCTTACGGGAGTGTCGGGACACCATATCAAAGGCATTGAAGAAGGTACAAGGCAGCCTACAATTGAAACGCTAAGCCGTCTGGCAGTCGCACTTGGTTCTTCACTTGCCGAGTTGTTTAATGATAATATGGAATGTACTTATCTTTCGCATAACGAAAGGCTTTTGATCGAGAATTTCCGCAGGCTGTCTGATGAAAAAGCAGATGCTCTGCTGAAAATGAGCGATGTTTTGAATAAATGATAAAAGGCTATTGCATTTAATATGCAGTAGCCTTATTTTTATGTACTTATTAGACCTATAGGTTTTCGGTGAAATATAAATAAATAGTCAACTGCGAGCAATTGACTATTTGTGCAAAATGTGGTAAAATATATAGGGGTTAATGCCTTATCAACAGGGGGAATATCTTAATGATAAATATACGCAAACTTGAAACTGAACTATGGGAATCTGCCGATCTTCTTCGATCCGGATCTAAACTTACATCGAATCAATACTGTATGCCTGTGCTGGGACTGATTTTTCTTCGCTATGCCTACAGCCGTTTTAAGATGGTTGAAGCCGAGATACTGAAAAATCGCCCCTCTCGCGGCGGGCGGGTCATGCCTGTTGAGGCCAGCGACTTTGCTGCCAAAAGTGCCTTGTTCTTGCCGAGAGAGGCACAATATGAGTATCTTGTAAATCTGCCTGAAAATATAGCCTCTGCAGGTCTATTGAACAAGGACGGACACACGATGAACAGCCTCGGCGAGGTTGTCAATAATGCTATGCAGCTTATCGAGGAACAGAGCGAACAGCTTACAGGTGTTTTGCCAAAGAGCTATACCGACTTTTCAGATGAACTGCTGGCGGAGCTTCTGCGCATATTCAACAACAGCGCACTCGATGAGGTCGGCGGGGATATTATCGGACGTATATACGAATACTTCCTCAACAAGTTTGCTAAGAATATAGCATCTGATGACGGTGTGTTCTTTACACCAAAGTCGCTTGTAAAAATGATAGTCAATATTCTTGAACCCAAAAGCGGAATACTGCTTGACCCCGCCTGCGGTTCGGGCGGTATGTTTGTGCAGACGGGTGATTTTGTTGCAAATCCAAACAGCAGCATGACGTTTTACGGTCAGGAAAAGGTTGAATACAATGCTCAGCTCTGCCTTATGAATATCGCCGTTCACGGGCTGACAGGTGTTATCAAATCGGGTGATGAGGCTAATACCTTTTATCATGATGCTCACAACCTCAACGACTGCTGCGACTATATAATGGCAAATCCGCCCTTTAATGTAGATAAGGTCAAAGCTGAATCCTGCGAGAGTGCGGGAAGGCTTCCGTTTGGTATGCCTGCGATCAATAAGAATAAAGAGGTCGGCAATGCTAATTATCTATGGATATCATATTTTTATTCCTACCTGAATGAAAAAGGAAGGGCGGGCTTTGTTATGGCTTCTTCTGCTACGGACAGTCAGGGCAAGGACAAGGATATCCGTGAACAGCTCGTCAAGACAGGCGATGTTGATGTTATGATCTCAGTCGGGAATAATTTCTTCTACACCAAATCTCTTCCCTGCTCACTGTGGTTTTTTGATAAGGCGAAAAGTGAAAAGATCAAGGACAAGCAGATGACGAACCTCGTCGTTTTGATATTAGCGCAATAGATTTTGATATACTCCGCCGTGAGTTTGCCAAGGTGAAGAAAAAGAATCTTGTAATGAAAGATCTGGAAGAATTGATACAACTAAAACTCGACAAAATGGTTTTAGCTAATCCGAACCGCATCAATTTTTATGAGCGATATCAACAAATAATAACTGATTATAATAGTGAACAGGACAGAGCCACCATTGAAAAGACTTTTATG from Ruminococcus sp. NK3A76 includes these protein-coding regions:
- a CDS encoding MBL fold metallo-hydrolase, which codes for MDWIKINDTTYRYEDKGVRFFLLIGADYALMLDSGMQVRNAKELAAQVTTLPVKLFNTHTDPDHIGSNEEFIEVMMNPAELVNYRKSHTSQSIIPVYDGDIIDIGGRPLKAIHLPGHTPGSTALLDMNSGMLFSGDPVQDGKIFMFGPMRELSAYILSLKRLMTFNNEITEIYPCHGTCPVSKEIIPKLIEGAERVERGEVTAEPLEMFGHKVAAYNIGEAVLLCDE
- a CDS encoding tyrosine-type recombinase/integrase; protein product: MATIRKRGNTYQIRVSCGYDVNGDQVIETMTWKPDEGMSKKQIEKELNRQAVMFEEDVMGGQVTMTKKFQTFAEEWFKEYAEIKLKTQTLRNYHNLEKRTYEAIGHLRMDKITPRTIQKFVSDLCRTKKYNSKGEETGTLSPKTVKHYIYFVSSVFDYAVRMQLVKDNPCRNITLPTQEDKERDIYTLEEVQKMLSLFEKESEANYKYTIFFTLAAFTGLRRGELLGLEWKDFDWDTRLMKVVRTSEWTKEKGIYTDTPKTKSSRRVLKLPSDLCTKLKEYKQWQDNYKASIGNKWVENDRLFTKWNGEPMGMRSPYKYYEKFCKRTGMRFVNIHSFRHFNATAMILNGIDVKTVQTCLGHNDANTTLSIYAHSFQEAQAHAMDSVANSIYGKINPTNIQSEQSDANCVKQRFQIKVTTNKGQVKDNTENA
- a CDS encoding relaxase/mobilization nuclease domain-containing protein; translated protein: MPYCKCIAIHTTVEKSLRYILDPDKTESLLYTTSINCITDAESACDQMGLVYNQSARDHFDSPPPLEGKGSVKAIHYIQSFSPDDNVTPELAHKIAMTMVRKNFGDDAQAVIATHVDKDHLHSHIIICSYSLSGQKYYANKESLRQFRQNSDGVCKAFGIEIHPNLEGKGRSVDHYEWEQRKKGTSWKEQIRQIIKELIGSVNSLDELLQALEERDYEVKRGKYISIKAPGQERFVRTKTLGEEYTEESLNTRILYKDIGAGSTPMQDEPSQLRAAYVAVIGDIRILAEQRKKVPRKRIITAEYSADNDLDVYKLSAQLSVINKNNISSIGELEGQVSRRKDFYDKQRGEINDLIEEHNRLVSLWEQVQEFYELSKKDELSDTDKLRKAVCKQAMERNDILNSADVDTLRRNLNSLSKRISGMKESLGKCRQQYEVYSDIRDTYYKISKGDYLSNLVEEECKRREQTKKKLKR
- the mobC gene encoding plasmid mobilization relaxosome protein MobC, producing MEKQPVFYDMKEIAPLINGMRIISRNINQLAKKANETNNIYAEDVEILRKEVSELSRTVNVSLSTLLSRKV
- a CDS encoding helix-turn-helix transcriptional regulator, with amino-acid sequence MSDKVYNNSNQNERGGFMEVGKKLRGLREDKKMSMYRLTQLTGVSGHHIKGIEEGTRQPTIETLSRLAVALGSSLAELFNDNMECTYLSHNERLLIENFRRLSDEKADALLKMSDVLNK
- a CDS encoding class I SAM-dependent DNA methyltransferase yields the protein MINIRKLETELWESADLLRSGSKLTSNQYCMPVLGLIFLRYAYSRFKMVEAEILKNRPSRGGRVMPVEASDFAAKSALFLPREAQYEYLVNLPENIASAGLLNKDGHTMNSLGEVVNNAMQLIEEQSEQLTGVLPKSYTDFSDELLAELLRIFNNSALDEVGGDIIGRIYEYFLNKFAKNIASDDGVFFTPKSLVKMIVNILEPKSGILLDPACGSGGMFVQTGDFVANPNSSMTFYGQEKVEYNAQLCLMNIAVHGLTGVIKSGDEANTFYHDAHNLNDCCDYIMANPPFNVDKVKAESCESAGRLPFGMPAINKNKEVGNANYLWISYFYSYLNEKGRAGFVMASSATDSQGKDKDIREQLVKTGDVDVMISVGNNFFYTKSLPCSLWFFDKAKSEKIKDKQMTNLVVLILAQ